The following proteins are co-located in the Micromonospora coriariae genome:
- a CDS encoding PucR family transcriptional regulator yields the protein MFPTVREVLALDPVRHGAPRVVAGDAGLDRPVRWVHVAEVPDIATLLGGGELVLTTGIGLPGDDAGLRAFIGDLADVGVSGLVVELGRRYVSGVPRVMAAAAERRGLPLVELRRATPFVRITEAVHALIVDAQLTELRATEEIHQRFTDLSVEGADAAEVIRQAADLSGCPVVLENLSRQVLGYDPAGESAELLLDGWEQHSRRIRPAGRTAYDPDSGWLVTVVGARGQDWGRLLLRWPAGGELPSRRGADPVEPDARPGGGPPTRFTILIERAASTLALGRLIRRDAEGLERQIHRTLLTALLDHSRPVDEVALRAKALGVVLERRHLVGVMVRHRADDPAGEGGPEAGPARLRDLSEAVGQALRESKLTALTSAVDDHSVGALLALPDPAAEDRALSAFAAALRRVRLDAGAVRTASGADASRMVSGGDPSRPAGGAPGGVIVAAGSGVGSLREARRSLVEARQIAEAARRDRRDLPIFRLPHVGLAGLLHLLRDEPRLQTFVERELGALLEYDARHPRERLLDTLRAYLEQGRNKSAAAAAAHLSRPAFYERLARIARILDVDLDSVEASLSLHVALLALDAVRLP from the coding sequence GTGTTCCCTACCGTCCGTGAGGTCCTCGCCCTCGACCCGGTCCGCCACGGCGCGCCGCGCGTGGTGGCCGGGGACGCCGGGCTGGACCGGCCCGTGCGCTGGGTGCACGTCGCCGAGGTGCCGGACATCGCCACCCTGCTCGGCGGCGGCGAACTCGTCCTCACCACCGGCATCGGGCTGCCCGGCGACGACGCGGGGCTGCGCGCGTTCATCGGCGACCTGGCCGACGTCGGCGTCTCCGGGCTCGTCGTCGAGCTGGGCCGCCGGTACGTCAGCGGGGTGCCCCGGGTGATGGCCGCCGCCGCCGAGCGGCGCGGCCTGCCCCTGGTGGAACTGCGCCGGGCCACCCCGTTCGTACGGATCACCGAGGCAGTGCACGCGTTGATCGTCGACGCGCAGCTCACCGAGCTGCGCGCCACCGAGGAGATCCACCAGCGGTTCACCGACCTCTCGGTCGAGGGCGCGGACGCCGCCGAGGTGATCCGGCAGGCCGCCGACCTGTCCGGTTGCCCGGTGGTGTTGGAGAACCTGTCCCGGCAGGTGCTGGGGTACGACCCGGCGGGGGAGAGCGCCGAGCTGCTGCTGGACGGCTGGGAGCAGCACTCCCGGCGGATCCGCCCGGCCGGGCGGACCGCGTACGACCCCGACAGCGGCTGGCTGGTGACGGTCGTCGGTGCCCGGGGGCAGGACTGGGGGCGGCTGCTGCTGCGCTGGCCGGCCGGCGGGGAACTGCCCAGCCGCCGAGGCGCCGACCCGGTGGAACCCGACGCCCGCCCCGGCGGCGGGCCGCCGACCCGGTTCACCATCCTGATCGAGCGGGCCGCGTCCACCCTCGCGCTGGGCCGGCTGATCCGCCGCGACGCCGAGGGGCTGGAACGGCAGATCCACCGCACCCTGCTGACCGCGCTGCTCGATCACTCCCGGCCGGTGGACGAGGTGGCCTTGCGGGCGAAGGCGCTCGGCGTGGTGCTGGAGCGCCGGCACCTGGTCGGCGTGATGGTCCGGCACCGGGCCGACGACCCGGCCGGCGAGGGTGGCCCCGAGGCCGGCCCGGCCCGGCTGCGGGACCTGTCCGAGGCCGTCGGCCAGGCGCTGCGGGAGTCGAAACTGACCGCGCTGACCAGCGCGGTCGACGACCACTCGGTGGGCGCGCTGCTGGCCCTGCCGGACCCGGCCGCCGAGGACCGCGCGCTGTCCGCGTTCGCCGCCGCGCTGCGCCGGGTACGCCTCGACGCCGGCGCCGTCCGGACCGCATCCGGCGCCGACGCGTCCCGGATGGTGTCCGGCGGCGACCCGTCCCGACCGGCCGGCGGCGCTCCGGGCGGCGTGATCGTGGCGGCCGGATCCGGGGTCGGCAGCCTGCGGGAAGCCCGACGGTCACTGGTCGAGGCGCGCCAGATCGCCGAGGCGGCCCGCCGGGACCGGCGTGACCTGCCGATCTTCCGGCTGCCGCACGTCGGCCTGGCCGGCCTGCTGCACCTGCTGCGCGACGAGCCCCGGTTGCAGACATTCGTGGAGCGCGAACTCGGGGCACTGCTGGAGTACGACGCCCGGCACCCCCGCGAGCGGCTGCTCGACACCCTGCGCGCGTACCTGGAGCAGGGGCGCAACAAGTCCGCCGCTGCCGCCGCCGCCCACCTGTCCCGGCCGGCCTTCTACGAGCGCCTGGCCCGCATCGCCCGGATCCTCGACGTCGACCTCGACTCCGTCGAAGCCTCCCTCTCCCTACACGTCGCCCTACTAGCCCTGGACGCCGTCCGCCTCCCCTAA
- the murD gene encoding UDP-N-acetylmuramoyl-L-alanine--D-glutamate ligase, whose amino-acid sequence MRLSDLRGRTVAVWGTGREGRAAVTAIAAHGPADLVAVDDSANFLSLPWDGPLAEAAPLVTGEAGFERLAAADVVVRSPGVPQTHPWLVELRKRGVTVTQGTALWMADHAARTVGVTGSKGKSTTSSLISHLLTATGRPNVFGGNIGVPTLDLPEAELYVLELSSYQCSDLSDSPRVAVVTSLFPEHLDAHGGEREYYRDKLNLLAHGPETIVVNGADPRLAAELGDRPAVRAGRPDTTNVATGADGTPWFHLGDQPLFPRAVLPLVGRHNEGNLCVALAVLDALGVDVVAGRDTLAIAVAEFQGLAHRLTEIADPSGLTFVDDTLATSPYAAMHAIDAYDGRPLTVIVGGTDRGLDYTPLAEHLAERELTVIGIPDSGRRIVEALANVPKVRTELVDDLVEAVRLSRELTPAGGVVLLSPAAPSYGRFRNFEHRSEVFAEAVRDTAG is encoded by the coding sequence GTGCGCCTGTCTGACCTGCGCGGACGTACCGTTGCCGTCTGGGGTACCGGCCGCGAGGGCCGGGCCGCGGTGACCGCGATCGCCGCGCACGGCCCGGCCGACCTGGTCGCCGTCGACGACAGCGCCAACTTCCTCTCGCTGCCCTGGGACGGCCCGCTGGCCGAGGCGGCCCCGCTGGTCACCGGTGAGGCGGGCTTCGAGCGGCTGGCCGCCGCGGACGTGGTGGTCCGCTCGCCGGGCGTGCCGCAGACCCACCCGTGGCTGGTCGAGCTGCGCAAGCGCGGTGTCACGGTCACCCAGGGGACCGCGTTGTGGATGGCCGACCACGCCGCGCGCACCGTAGGGGTCACCGGCAGCAAGGGCAAGAGCACCACGTCCAGCCTGATCAGCCACCTGCTCACCGCGACGGGCCGGCCGAACGTCTTCGGCGGCAACATCGGCGTGCCGACCCTCGACCTGCCGGAGGCCGAGCTGTACGTGCTGGAGCTGTCCAGCTACCAGTGCAGCGACCTCAGCGACTCGCCCCGGGTGGCCGTGGTCACCTCGCTCTTCCCGGAGCACCTGGACGCCCACGGCGGGGAGCGGGAGTACTACCGGGACAAGCTCAACCTGCTCGCCCACGGCCCGGAGACGATAGTGGTGAACGGCGCCGACCCCCGGCTCGCCGCCGAGCTGGGTGATCGCCCGGCCGTCCGTGCCGGTCGCCCGGACACCACAAACGTCGCCACCGGCGCCGACGGCACGCCCTGGTTCCACCTCGGCGACCAGCCGCTCTTCCCGCGCGCCGTGCTGCCCCTGGTCGGCCGGCACAACGAGGGCAACCTCTGCGTCGCGCTCGCCGTGCTCGACGCGCTCGGGGTGGACGTGGTCGCCGGCAGGGACACGCTCGCCATCGCGGTCGCCGAGTTCCAGGGGCTGGCGCACCGGCTCACCGAGATCGCCGACCCGTCCGGGCTGACGTTCGTCGACGACACCCTGGCCACCAGCCCGTACGCGGCCATGCACGCCATCGACGCGTACGACGGCCGGCCGTTGACGGTGATCGTCGGGGGCACCGACCGGGGTCTGGACTACACGCCGCTGGCCGAGCACCTGGCGGAGCGGGAGCTGACCGTGATCGGCATCCCGGACAGCGGTCGCCGGATCGTGGAGGCGCTCGCCAACGTGCCCAAGGTGCGTACCGAGCTGGTCGACGACCTGGTGGAGGCGGTGCGGCTGTCCCGGGAGCTGACCCCGGCCGGTGGGGTGGTGCTGCTGTCCCCGGCCGCGCCGAGCTACGGCCGGTTCCGCAACTTCGAGCACCGCTCGGAGGTCTTCGCCGAGGCCGTTCGCGACACCGCGGGCTGA
- a CDS encoding 2OG-Fe(II) oxygenase family protein: MALKADPFDYGIEPERVGPPLDTVLPGKGDLVMFEAGRMHGVREVRAGCRTSAAASSGFARSPTRC, translated from the coding sequence GTGGCGCTCAAGGCCGACCCGTTCGACTACGGAATCGAGCCTGAGCGGGTCGGTCCACCGTTGGACACGGTGCTGCCCGGCAAGGGTGATCTGGTGATGTTCGAGGCGGGCCGGATGCACGGCGTCCGCGAGGTGCGTGCGGGTTGCCGTACTTCGGCGGCCGCTTCATCGGGGTTCGCGCGGAGTCCGACCCGCTGCTGA
- a CDS encoding aspartate aminotransferase family protein produces MTDDLLARHRAVLPSWMPLYYAEPIELVSGSGRRVTDAQGRTYLDFFGGVLTNMIGYDIPEIREAVERQLATGIVHSSTLYLIREQVELAEKIAQRSGIPDARVFFTNSGTEANEAALLVATNHRRSHQILAVRNSYHGRSYAAMGVTGNRNWSASGLNPLQVAWLHSGDRVRGLLARLSADEQVDAAVEDLREVLATQTAGDVAALIAEPIQGVGGFVHPPDGLFAGWKKVLDEHGILFIADEVQTGWGRTGEHFWGYQAHGVTPDLLTFAKGIGNGFALAGVVGRAEVLESVPAISFSTFGGNPISTAAGNAVLDYLISHDLQANAARVGAILADGLRSAVGGLDCVAEVRGKGLMLGVEFVRPGSSEPDPALTNRVFEAARDGGLLTGKGGLYGNVLRMGPPLTLTEEEAREGLAILVDAIRSAAAVAA; encoded by the coding sequence ATGACCGACGACCTGCTGGCCCGGCACCGGGCCGTGCTCCCGTCCTGGATGCCGCTCTACTACGCCGAGCCGATCGAGCTGGTCTCCGGCTCGGGCCGGCGGGTCACCGACGCCCAGGGCCGCACCTACCTGGACTTCTTCGGTGGCGTGCTGACCAACATGATCGGTTACGACATCCCGGAGATCAGGGAGGCGGTCGAGCGGCAGCTCGCCACCGGCATCGTGCACAGCTCGACGCTCTATCTGATCCGGGAGCAGGTGGAGTTGGCCGAGAAGATCGCGCAGCGCTCCGGCATCCCGGACGCGCGGGTGTTCTTCACCAACTCCGGCACCGAGGCGAACGAGGCGGCGCTGCTGGTCGCCACCAACCACCGCCGCTCGCACCAGATTCTGGCCGTGCGGAACAGCTACCACGGCCGGTCGTACGCGGCGATGGGCGTCACCGGCAACCGCAACTGGTCGGCCAGCGGCCTCAACCCGCTCCAGGTGGCCTGGCTGCACTCCGGTGACCGGGTGCGCGGCCTGCTGGCCCGGCTCAGCGCCGACGAGCAGGTCGACGCGGCCGTGGAGGACCTGCGCGAGGTGCTGGCCACCCAGACCGCCGGTGACGTGGCGGCGTTGATCGCCGAGCCGATCCAGGGCGTGGGTGGCTTCGTGCACCCGCCGGACGGGCTCTTCGCCGGCTGGAAGAAGGTCCTCGACGAGCACGGCATCCTGTTCATCGCCGACGAGGTGCAGACCGGCTGGGGGCGTACCGGGGAGCACTTCTGGGGCTACCAGGCGCACGGGGTCACGCCCGATCTGCTCACCTTCGCCAAGGGCATCGGCAACGGGTTCGCCCTGGCCGGGGTGGTCGGCCGGGCCGAGGTGCTGGAGTCCGTACCGGCGATCAGCTTCTCCACGTTCGGCGGCAACCCGATCTCCACGGCGGCCGGCAACGCGGTGCTCGACTACCTGATCTCGCACGATCTCCAGGCGAACGCGGCCCGGGTCGGCGCGATCCTCGCCGACGGCCTGCGGTCCGCCGTGGGCGGCCTCGACTGCGTCGCCGAGGTACGCGGGAAGGGGCTGATGCTCGGCGTGGAGTTCGTCCGGCCGGGCAGCAGTGAGCCGGACCCGGCGCTGACCAACCGGGTCTTCGAAGCCGCCCGGGACGGCGGCCTGCTGACCGGCAAGGGCGGGCTCTACGGCAACGTGCTGCGGATGGGTCCACCGTTGACGCTGACCGAGGAGGAGGCCCGCGAGGGCCTGGCGATCCTCGTCGACGCGATCCGCTCGGCGGCGGCGGTGGCGGCGTGA
- a CDS encoding CoA-acylating methylmalonate-semialdehyde dehydrogenase: MSNRIGHFIDGKRVGGTSERRGDVFDPATGRRTAEVELASAADVDVAVRAAALAARAWRDASLAKRSAVLFAFRELVRARRDRLAEVITAEHGKVLADAAGEVQRGLEVIEYACGLPSALRGAFSENVSTEVDSYTIRQPLGVVAVITPFNFPVMVPLWFVPVAVACGNAVVLKPSEKDPSAALLLAEWFAEAGLPDGVLNVVNGEKEAVDALLDHPEVHSVSFVGSTPIARYVYQRGTAAGKRVQALGGAKNHMVVLPDADLDLAADAAVNAGFGSAGERCMAISVLVAVEPVADALVERIAARMAGLRTGDGRRGCDMGPLVTAAHAAKVRSYVDAGVAAGAVPVVDGRDVTPDGDPNGFWLGPTLFDRVTPQMSIYTDEIFGPVLAVVRVGSYDEAVELVNASPYGNGTAIFTNDGGAARRYQHEVEVGMVGINVPIPVPMAYHSFGGWKSSLFGDLHAHGEDGVRFFTRGKVVTSRWLDPRHGGVNLGFPTQT, from the coding sequence GTGAGCAACCGAATCGGGCACTTCATCGACGGCAAGCGGGTCGGCGGCACGTCCGAGCGGCGGGGCGACGTGTTCGACCCGGCGACGGGTCGGCGTACCGCCGAGGTGGAGCTGGCCTCGGCCGCGGACGTCGACGTCGCGGTGCGGGCCGCAGCCCTCGCCGCCCGGGCCTGGCGGGACGCGTCGCTGGCGAAGCGGTCGGCGGTGCTGTTCGCCTTCCGGGAGCTGGTGCGCGCCCGCCGGGACCGGCTCGCCGAGGTGATCACCGCCGAGCACGGCAAGGTGCTCGCCGACGCCGCCGGGGAGGTGCAGCGCGGCCTGGAGGTGATCGAGTACGCCTGCGGCCTGCCCTCGGCGTTGCGCGGCGCGTTCAGCGAGAACGTCTCCACCGAGGTCGACTCGTACACGATCCGGCAGCCGCTCGGGGTGGTCGCGGTGATCACCCCGTTCAACTTCCCGGTGATGGTGCCGCTGTGGTTCGTGCCGGTCGCGGTGGCCTGCGGCAACGCGGTGGTGCTCAAGCCGAGCGAGAAGGACCCCAGCGCGGCGCTGCTGCTGGCCGAGTGGTTCGCCGAGGCGGGCCTGCCCGACGGGGTGCTGAACGTGGTCAACGGGGAAAAGGAGGCCGTCGACGCGTTGCTGGATCACCCGGAGGTGCACTCGGTGTCGTTCGTCGGCTCCACCCCGATCGCCCGGTACGTCTACCAGCGCGGCACCGCCGCCGGCAAGCGGGTGCAGGCGCTCGGCGGGGCGAAGAACCACATGGTGGTGCTCCCCGACGCGGACCTGGACCTGGCGGCCGACGCGGCGGTCAACGCCGGTTTCGGTTCGGCGGGAGAGCGGTGCATGGCCATCTCGGTGCTGGTGGCGGTGGAGCCGGTGGCCGACGCGCTGGTCGAGCGGATCGCCGCCCGGATGGCCGGGCTGCGTACCGGTGACGGCCGGCGGGGCTGCGACATGGGCCCGTTGGTCACCGCCGCGCACGCGGCGAAGGTGCGCTCCTACGTGGACGCGGGGGTGGCCGCCGGCGCGGTGCCGGTGGTGGACGGTCGGGACGTCACGCCGGACGGCGACCCGAACGGCTTCTGGCTTGGCCCGACGCTGTTCGACCGGGTGACCCCGCAGATGTCGATCTACACGGACGAGATCTTCGGGCCGGTGCTCGCGGTGGTCCGCGTCGGCTCGTACGACGAGGCGGTGGAGCTGGTCAACGCCAGCCCGTACGGCAACGGCACGGCGATCTTCACCAACGACGGCGGCGCGGCCCGGCGCTACCAGCACGAGGTGGAGGTGGGCATGGTCGGGATCAACGTGCCGATCCCGGTGCCGATGGCGTACCACTCGTTCGGTGGCTGGAAGTCCTCGCTCTTCGGGGACCTGCACGCGCACGGCGAGGACGGGGTGCGTTTCTTCACCCGGGGCAAGGTGGTCACCAGCCGGTGGCTGGACCCGCGCCACGGTGGGGTCAACCTCGGGTTCCCCACCCAGACCTGA
- a CDS encoding acyltransferase family protein, which translates to MRRLRQLAERTPPGRERYVDLLRALAITMVVLGHWGVTVIERDAAGRPTGHSALGDLPWAYPLTWVAQVMPVFFLVGGYANAASLTRLRARGGDAAGWLVDRSARLVRPTTVLVLVLSAAAAVARLLDADPIRIREVVWFATIPLWFLVAYLAVVALTPPMYALHRRFGLAVPLVLIALVGIGDLGRLTGPEQLGYGNYLFGWLAVHQLGFAWHHTRAAPPGVTDAAGPAAPGRPGVRRRRLPTSRRTGLVFLAGGLAALLLLTVLGPWPVAMLHVPGERLDNAAPPSLALLAVAATQLGLILLLRGPAERLLRRTGPWQLVIGVNLVVLTVFLWHLTAAVLLIGLLDATGTLPTPAVGSAAWWAWRVPWLLLLAVVLAVLVAIFGPVEARSSRHRTGRRAGRGTATRTALTVAGYAAVVAALLFNSATPARAPEPLGTPVPALLAYLAGAGVLRLLRSGWGTRG; encoded by the coding sequence ATGCGCCGCCTGCGCCAGCTCGCGGAGCGCACCCCGCCCGGCCGGGAGCGGTACGTCGACCTGCTCCGCGCGCTGGCCATCACCATGGTCGTTCTCGGGCACTGGGGCGTCACGGTGATCGAGCGGGACGCCGCCGGCCGGCCCACCGGGCACTCCGCGCTCGGCGACCTGCCATGGGCGTACCCGCTGACCTGGGTGGCCCAGGTGATGCCGGTCTTCTTTCTGGTCGGCGGCTACGCCAACGCGGCCTCGCTGACCCGGCTGCGCGCCCGGGGTGGCGACGCCGCCGGCTGGTTGGTCGACCGCAGCGCCCGACTGGTGCGCCCCACCACCGTGCTGGTGCTGGTGCTCAGCGCCGCGGCGGCGGTGGCCCGGCTGCTCGACGCCGATCCGATCCGGATCCGCGAGGTGGTCTGGTTCGCCACCATTCCGCTCTGGTTCCTGGTCGCCTACCTGGCGGTGGTCGCGCTCACCCCACCGATGTACGCCCTGCACCGCCGCTTCGGCCTCGCCGTCCCGCTCGTGCTGATCGCCCTGGTCGGCATCGGCGACCTGGGCCGGCTGACCGGGCCGGAGCAGCTGGGGTACGGCAACTACCTGTTCGGCTGGCTGGCCGTACACCAGCTCGGCTTCGCCTGGCACCACACCCGCGCCGCTCCGCCCGGCGTGACCGACGCCGCCGGGCCGGCGGCACCCGGGCGTCCGGGGGTACGCCGACGCCGGCTGCCCACGTCCCGCCGGACCGGCTTGGTGTTCCTGGCCGGCGGGCTGGCCGCGCTGCTGCTGCTCACCGTGCTCGGCCCCTGGCCGGTGGCCATGCTGCACGTGCCCGGAGAGCGGCTGGACAACGCCGCGCCGCCCAGCCTCGCGCTGCTGGCCGTCGCCGCCACCCAGCTCGGCCTGATCCTGCTGCTGCGCGGCCCGGCGGAGCGCCTGCTGCGCCGCACCGGCCCGTGGCAGCTCGTGATCGGGGTCAACCTGGTGGTGCTGACCGTCTTCCTCTGGCACCTGACCGCCGCCGTCCTGCTCATCGGCCTGCTCGACGCGACCGGGACACTGCCCACCCCGGCGGTCGGTTCGGCCGCCTGGTGGGCGTGGCGGGTGCCCTGGCTGCTGCTGCTCGCGGTGGTCCTGGCGGTCCTGGTCGCCATCTTCGGCCCGGTGGAGGCGCGCAGCAGCCGGCACCGCACCGGGCGCCGGGCCGGACGGGGCACCGCGACCCGGACGGCGCTGACCGTGGCCGGCTACGCCGCCGTGGTGGCCGCGCTGCTGTTCAACAGCGCGACCCCGGCGCGGGCACCGGAGCCGCTCGGCACGCCCGTCCCGGCGCTGCTGGCGTACCTGGCCGGGGCGGGCGTGCTGCGGCTGCTCAGGTCTGGGTGGGGAACCCGAGGTTGA
- the ngcE gene encoding N-acetylglucosamine/diacetylchitobiose ABC transporter substrate-binding protein — MNRRDILRRSAAAGLLATPAAGLLAGCATGGGDDNDDNAAYKGTKSEQNPLGVKEDAPLEVVIFGGGFGEEYAKAHEAMYTEKYPKAKIRHSSTQEISKTLQPRFVDGSPPDVVNNSGTGQIDFNGLVSQNALADLAELLAAPSLDIPGKTVKDTLLPGAVEIGSYDGKFLVLNYTYTAYGIWYSNKLFTERKWEYAKTWDDHIALCKQIKAAGIAPWTYAGIHPRYMSWPLISTAIKFGGPSVALALDNLEPNAWKSDAMKAAADAWHQIVKDKYILEGSPGLDHKQSQTAWCQGKAAFISCGSWLESEQKDVTPAGFNMTIAPTPSLGSGDKLPFEAIRGTAGEPFMVPAKARNVAGGLEYFRTMLSKKGAQDFTRKVASLTVVAGATEGVELPYGLTSVVKALDASGANGFNWVYNNYYRKLERNLVDAACGEFFSGRIGPADFLDQCQRGADSIAQDTSVKKYKRAA, encoded by the coding sequence ATGAACAGGCGTGACATCCTGCGGCGCAGCGCCGCCGCCGGCCTGCTGGCCACCCCCGCCGCCGGCCTGCTGGCCGGCTGCGCCACCGGCGGCGGCGACGACAACGACGACAACGCCGCCTACAAGGGCACCAAGTCCGAGCAGAACCCGCTCGGCGTGAAGGAGGACGCCCCGCTCGAGGTGGTGATCTTCGGCGGCGGCTTCGGCGAGGAGTACGCCAAGGCCCACGAGGCCATGTACACCGAGAAGTACCCGAAGGCGAAGATCAGGCACTCCTCCACCCAGGAGATCAGCAAGACGCTCCAGCCGCGCTTCGTCGACGGCTCCCCGCCGGACGTGGTCAACAACTCCGGCACCGGCCAGATCGACTTCAATGGCCTGGTCAGCCAGAACGCCCTCGCCGACCTGGCTGAGCTGCTCGCCGCCCCGAGCCTCGACATCCCGGGCAAGACGGTCAAGGACACCCTGTTGCCCGGCGCGGTCGAGATCGGATCGTACGACGGCAAGTTCCTGGTGCTCAACTACACCTACACCGCGTACGGCATCTGGTACTCCAACAAGCTGTTCACCGAGCGCAAGTGGGAGTACGCGAAGACCTGGGACGACCACATCGCGCTCTGCAAGCAGATCAAGGCCGCCGGCATCGCCCCCTGGACGTACGCCGGAATCCACCCGCGCTACATGAGCTGGCCGCTGATCTCCACCGCGATCAAGTTCGGTGGCCCGTCGGTGGCCCTCGCGCTCGACAACCTGGAGCCGAACGCCTGGAAGTCCGACGCGATGAAGGCCGCCGCCGACGCGTGGCACCAGATCGTCAAGGACAAGTACATCCTGGAGGGCTCGCCCGGCCTGGACCACAAGCAGTCGCAGACCGCCTGGTGCCAGGGCAAGGCCGCCTTCATCTCCTGCGGTTCCTGGCTGGAGAGCGAGCAGAAGGACGTCACCCCGGCCGGCTTCAACATGACAATCGCGCCGACGCCGAGCCTGGGCAGCGGCGACAAGCTGCCGTTCGAGGCGATCCGGGGCACCGCCGGCGAGCCGTTCATGGTGCCGGCCAAGGCCCGCAACGTCGCCGGCGGCCTGGAGTACTTCCGGACCATGCTGTCGAAGAAGGGCGCCCAGGACTTCACCCGCAAGGTCGCCAGCCTCACCGTGGTGGCCGGCGCCACCGAGGGCGTGGAGCTGCCGTACGGGCTGACCAGCGTGGTCAAGGCCCTCGACGCATCCGGCGCCAACGGGTTCAACTGGGTCTACAACAACTACTACCGCAAGCTGGAGCGCAACCTCGTCGACGCCGCGTGCGGCGAGTTCTTCAGCGGCCGGATCGGCCCGGCGGACTTCCTCGACCAGTGCCAGAGGGGCGCCGACTCGATCGCCCAGGACACCTCGGTCAAGAAGTACAAGCGGGCTGCGTGA
- a CDS encoding carbohydrate ABC transporter permease — translation MRHGKWPLIVTFLVPPVLLYVFFVVSPYLQAFQISTTDWLGYSADANSVGLANFKTLWHDDYVWNALQNNAILLALVPVLTIVLGIFFATMLAMGGRKGRAGVTGVRGGAFYRTVYFFPQVLSVVIIALLWKEVYHPNQGLLTSALHALGLPAPTWLGDPATAFWCVLAVMVWSNVGFYVVLFGAAMSAVPKEIYEAVLLDGASRFTTLRRVTLPLLWDTIQVAWVYLAIFALDGFILVQLMTNGGPNFSTDVIGVRMYDTAFGSETKFGYASAIGVVMFFLTLSVAVLSLRVGRRERIEYS, via the coding sequence GTGAGACATGGCAAGTGGCCGCTGATCGTCACGTTCCTGGTGCCGCCGGTGCTGCTCTACGTCTTCTTCGTCGTCTCGCCGTACCTGCAGGCGTTCCAGATCTCCACCACCGACTGGCTCGGCTACTCGGCCGACGCCAACTCCGTGGGCCTGGCGAACTTCAAGACGCTGTGGCACGACGACTACGTCTGGAACGCGTTGCAGAACAACGCGATCCTGCTGGCCCTGGTGCCGGTGCTGACCATCGTGCTCGGGATCTTCTTCGCCACCATGCTCGCCATGGGCGGGCGCAAGGGCCGCGCCGGAGTGACCGGTGTACGCGGCGGCGCGTTCTACCGCACTGTGTACTTCTTCCCGCAGGTGCTCTCCGTGGTGATCATCGCCCTGCTCTGGAAGGAGGTCTACCACCCGAACCAGGGCCTGCTCACCAGCGCACTGCACGCCCTCGGCCTGCCCGCGCCGACCTGGCTCGGTGACCCGGCGACCGCCTTCTGGTGCGTGCTCGCGGTGATGGTCTGGAGCAACGTCGGCTTCTACGTGGTGCTGTTCGGCGCGGCGATGTCGGCCGTGCCGAAGGAGATCTACGAGGCGGTGCTGCTCGACGGCGCGTCCCGGTTCACCACCCTGCGCCGGGTCACGCTCCCGCTGCTCTGGGACACCATCCAGGTCGCCTGGGTCTACCTGGCCATCTTCGCCCTGGACGGGTTCATCCTCGTGCAGCTGATGACCAACGGCGGGCCGAACTTCTCCACCGACGTGATCGGCGTACGGATGTACGACACCGCCTTCGGCAGCGAGACCAAGTTCGGCTACGCCTCGGCCATCGGCGTGGTGATGTTCTTCCTGACCCTCTCGGTGGCGGTGCTGTCGCTGCGGGTCGGCCGGCGCGAACGGATCGAGTACTCGTGA